Part of the Notamacropus eugenii isolate mMacEug1 chromosome 5, mMacEug1.pri_v2, whole genome shotgun sequence genome is shown below.
gtgagatttgaaatggaaggctttcccacattcagtgcactcaaagggtttctctccagtatgaatcccTTGATGTGAAGTTAGTGATGATCTCTGAGTAAAGTTCTTCCCACATTCATGACActcaaagggtttctctccagtatgaattctctgatgttttaTAAGTGATGACCTCTCACTAAAGTttcttccacattcattacaattaaagggcttctctccagtatgaattctctgatgtacagtaagaTGATATTTGTCATGGAAAGACTTTTGGCATTCATTACACTTGAAGGGTTTCTTTCCTGTGTGAATTCTCTTGTGTTTGTTCAATTGACTCTTCCACATGAAGACTTTCTTGCActcattacattcaaagggtttcttTCCAGCATGAATTCCCTGATGTGCTACAAGTGACAATCTCAGGCTGAAgctttttccacattcattacacttaAAGGGTTTTTCTCCAATATGAGTTTTCTGATGTTCAGTAAGTTGATCCTTTTGGGTCAAGTCTTTCCCAGAGTTATTATATTTAACATGCTTCTCTCTACTATGAGTTCTTTGATGAAGAGTAAGCGATGTCCGTTGGCTGAAGTTTTTCCCACATTCAAcacattcaaagggtttctctccagtatgaattctctgatgtgaaATAAGTGATGGCCTCCAGCTAAACTTCTTTCCACATTCAAGACACTCAAAGggtttctcaccagtatgaattctctgatgtttaatAAGTGATGATTTCTCACTAAAATTCTTCCTACACTCAGTACactcaaaaggtttctctccagtatgaattctctgatgcttgATAAGTGATGACCTCAGGCTGAATTTTTTCCTACAGTCAATACACTCAAAGGGCTTCTCACctgtatgaattctctggtgttgAGTATAGTGATATTTATTGTAGAAgattttcccacattcattacactcaaaagtcttctctccagtatgaagtCTCTGATGTACTGTAAGCTGAGATTTGTTGtggaaagctttcccacattcactgcacccaaagggtttctctccagtatgaatgcTCTGATGTAAAATAAGTGATGATCTCAGGCGGAAgttttttccacattcattacatccaaagggtttctctccactatggattctctgatgctcATTAAGTTTACACTTCCATGGAAAGGCTTTGCCACATTCACTACACTTAAAGGGCTTCTCTCTAGTATGAATTATTCTATTTTCACCAACATTTCGCCTTTGGCTAAATTCTTCTCCACAGTTATCAGATTCCAAATGATTTTCTCCAACATGAATTCTCTTGTGCTTATCAAGCTGATTCTTCCATCTGAAggtttttccacattcattacattcaaagggtttttcttgtgtatgaattctctgatgtaggATAAGGTGAGATTTGTAATGGAAGCCTTTCCTACACacattacattcaaagggtttcttTCCAGTGTGAATTCTCCAATGTAAAATAAGTGAGGATCTCAGGCTGAAgtttttcccacattcattgcactcaaagggtttctctccagtatgaattctctgatggtcATTTAGTTTATAACTCCCTTCAAAGTCTTTGCCACATTCATTACAATCAAAGGTTTTCTCATCAACTTGAACTCTCTGATGTATAGTAAAAGTTTTCCTGAACTCATCAGAAAGATGTAGTTTATTTTTAGCCTGAATTTTCTGATCATCAGGGCTTCCTAACTGCTGAACTGCTTTTCCACATTCTTTTGAGTTATCACCAATATTAATTCTCTGCATAAGGGGTGCATTGTGGCTGAAGGCTTCCCCACCTTTGTTGAATTTATAGCATTTCTTGCCAGTGTGAATCGTCAGCTGTAAAAGAAGACAAGAATTATTACTGAAGGCATGCCTGAATTAGCCATTTTCACATGATTTCTCTCAAGTTTGAACTCTCTAATAAACATGAAGGCTTCCCTACTGAATAAagacttttatatatttatttaacatttaggGTTTCTCTCCAATATGTATTCAaattataagaatttttttccttaaggctTTTCCACATTAATTATGTGGAATTAGTTAATTATGTTCATCCTGCTTTTCTCTGGTATTtaagaatgaaatagaagataGTCCAAATAGTGATATAAGAGACTTCTACGTATCTTTTCTCTACAAAGCATCGTCTCCAAGGATACTCTATTACAGGTAGTTTAATCTGAAGACTTTGCAGCACATTCTGAACATATCTTATTTATGGTTACTTTTTCCTGTAGCAACTCCTGTGAAACTCTTTGAGTGTAAGGATCAAGGACTGATGATCCCACACTGAAATGCCTATCAAATTCATTAAACCCatcttattaaaatttattaaaactcATCTGGGCCATCTGatccactccttcctcccctcccttctctaacCTGACCTTACAAATCCCAGCTTCTCCCATTTGGCAATCTCAGGGACCAACCTTTTGCAGTCTTCCCTTAGCAGATGCTTTCACACAAATGCCTTGATTCACAGATTGGTCCTCAGGGATACACTGCCTTTTCTGACAAAGGGAGCCTAAAGGAAAACATATGGTAATATTCACTGCTATTTGTGCTaggaaaaggaaaacttttaCATTAGGTTTGAGattcaatttatttcattaagaagaatgaggactaaaATGCAAAGCACAAAACACTGATAAGGGAAGTTGAAAGCCAAGATGACTAAACAATGAATTGGAGAAAGCATGTCTATATATTTCAAGTACAGTGCTGGGActcaaattacaaaaaaaaaacaaaaaaacccaagataGCATCTGCCTTCAAGCAGCTTGTATGTATAGGGAAGGGGGAGCAATGGGGAGGCCATCCCTGACACATTATATGGATGGCAGGTGAGCCATAAGAGAAATTGACTGACGCATGTCCTTTCCAAGAACTGTAGGCTTAATTTAACTACTAGTCTCAGAGCTGGACATGAAAAAGGCAGGGTATACATGAGGTGACATTTCATAAAGAGCAACAAGGAGCATGACAGATCTGGGTGAACCCACCCAACCTGGACACACATCTGGAGCCTTGTCACATTCCATTCCTGACTCTAGCCAGATGTAAAGAATATCTGTCAATAACTCTCTTTTGGATGTGTGAGTTTTCCTTGTaggcttccttctcctctcttcactGTAGATTACCACACAGTCAGTCATTCACAGACAGCCATCGCTCACTGTCCTGACTCTTGTCCctcacaaatcaagacatcaccctcaaaACACtgttggtcttctttgagaatgatgaACAACATTCTGTGAGTAGTACTGGGGCCAGTAGTAGTAGCAggaatagtagtagcagtagcagtagcagtagtagcagtagcagtagtagcagtagtaacagtagtagcagtagtagcagtagtagtagtagtagtagtagtagtagtagtagaagaattctcttcctcatcttctttttcCCTGGCTGCATGTGGCCCCTTCTCCACATGGGGAGTCACACCCTTACATGGGGGTACTATGTccaaaggaatataccttttggTCACTTGTATTCAgtaagatatcttggggtttaggggctagattattttttaaatttctctatttttcaaaaAGCGGGGACAATTTATTCTTTGTCCTGCactgttttcatttatgatttcttgaaactgAGCATTGAAAAAAACCCAGGCTTTTAAAAAAGCCTATTGTGATTCCAATAGTGACTAGATTACACCTTGAAACCCAAATCACTTTGGCTTTCATTGAACGGTCAATAATAGGCCCCAGCCCAAGCTTCCGTTACCCAGGGTTTAgaatgagtataaatagcaactgttttcCGTTCAggtcagaaactctgagggtctttcccttccAGATTGATATTTGTGTGATAATAAAATAGGCCATTTTTTGgccaattcttacctagcccttagtcattgCATAAGTATTACCTCAGACAAacagagacctgggaaagaacttagtctaaaaaggccaaggtcacccactgcaccCTGCCCCATAACCAGTCATCCGgacttgtcttgccactggactcatgatgactggaggagaacaTGAGGCTGATGActacacaactctgcctcacttaaatccagttcacttgcaagtcaagacattacactcgtgatgtcactggtcttctttgagaacaaggatgAACGACAATGGCATTCAAGGAGGCATTTGTAGCCAAATGAAAGCACTGGGATGTGATCAAGTCgcatttttaaatttctcaagCTCAGAGAACCTTCACTGCAATTGTTGCAATGAGTGGACTTAATTTAGTTGGGTGAAAAGACAGCTGTCATTCCCTCCCATAAGTCTTCCCTTTTGCACACTAAAGAGCCCTGTTCCTTCAGCTTATCACATGGCAGGACATTGAAGCttaaatagataagtggtcaaatgtTATAAAGTATGAAACAAGAAATACACATTTGTTTCATCCCTTGCCCATGGGCTAAGGCTCTTTGCAGAGAACTCCCTGGCTAACATTTCAAAGGGGTTGCCACTTCAGCTACTACTCACCATGACTCCCATCTGCCTACTCCCCTGTCACACACTCACCTGGGTCAGGTTCTCTTGGAATCTCTCCCCTGGGCATCCATGGtgcttctcctctctccaaccGAGAGATCACATCTGGTTTTAAAACTGGAAGCCCTGATCATGGGGACAGAAATGAAGATATTCTGGGGACAGAAAACCAACTCAGAATCCCATCTTGGTCCTATTCTCTCTCAAGGGAAAAGAGGTCATGCTGAGAGGGCCAAGAGGACAGAGCTCATCCCTTCTATGGGAATGTAGCCAAGATCTAATTGAGACTCAGACACTGGCCCCTTCACTGGCAGCAAGAGGAGAGGACCTCCTCACATCTTCAGAACACAAGAACCTTTGACCTGGGGAAACAAAGAGTTGAGAAACCAGACCTTCAAGACCAGGACAATGAAGCCCCAGGATGTCTCTTTGTGAAAGGCCAAGATCTTTCACCAGGGAACAGAGAACAAAAATGTTGCTTCCAGAATTTTCCCCCAGCTGATACTACACAAAAATCTCACACTCAGCATACTTCTTCTGTCACATTCTCTCATTTTTACCTAGTAAGAAGCAGAGACACCCCAGTGATCACAGCCTGTCTCAAGGGAGAGAGGGGTGTCCTTACCCAGGGAGACGAGGTTCTCAAAGTTCTCCAGCATCACCTCCCTGTACAGGACCTTCTGAGCAGGTGCCAGCCTTCTCCACTCCCCGTGAgtgaagtccacagccacatcTTGGAATGTCACCAATTCCTGAAACATGAAACGCATCTCTTCTTACCCAAGGACCTTCTCATAATTCTCAGGGGGAGATAAGGAGTTGGCAGTAGGAAATTTGGAGAGAGCTTCTATTGACCTGAAAGTCTGGTTAAAGaaggcaaacaggctaggtgatatataaattcatattgtttattccctcaAAGTTAGTAGATACATGCTGCGTGGAGTCAAAACATAAGTTCTGACTGTCTGAATGACCaagcttaaatatgttttagaacaATCTCAATGCAGGGTCTCTATAtcactcaaatttatgatctccaCATACGTTTAACCATCTTAATTGAAAAGGTGGTTAATACAATGAGATAAGGGAGTTGACAAAGAGTCAATTGAAAAtacaacccaggatatctgtgttttctttaccattaacatgccacaGCATAGTTTATGTccataaaaaaatattaagataagcTCCATTATTCAAGATGGTGTCTCAGGTTAAGGGTCTCATCCTTAATGGCcataaatggaggaaaaatgcTCTTAAGTCAGTCCCATCTGgtcttgttgacataggaagaggtattctctgagtttactttagagaacaaagaagctgctaggtccagactcttcttctggttgattaaTTCAGATTCTGGCCCTTATTaaggtccaaaaatgatattaaatgattatattTCTTATAGAAGTGAGTTTTAAGCATTTCGTGGCAGATATTTATTGAGTCCCTACAAATACCACCTCTCATTTTGTACTAGACTCAAAAGAATGGAAACTGTTCTTTATTGCTGAATTTAATCTAGAAAAATCATCTCCCAAAGTGGTGTCCTAGCAAATCAAGCCCTTTACTCTCAAAGaaccaaatcaatcaatcaacaccaATGGTCTGTCTCTTCTAACATCACAATCATACTAAAAGCATTAATTCCTTATTAGCCACACTGAAGTAATCATTCTTCCTTACTCATCACCCTGTTCTGGgaagatttgtttttttaaaaattttttttaaaaaaccagtatGCCCCAAGTGGTATACTATAATATGACTCTTCTTCTCCATTCAAAAAGAGGACCCTGCTGTGACTCATGGGATACTGTTCCCTTTGTACTCTGTGGGAACAGAATAAAATTATCTCCATTtatttgaacaaatatttatcaaaaaccTATGTGTGCATACACTATTTTAGGAGTGGAATGAAATACAACATTAAAGAAAACACAGCCCTTGCTTCCAAGCAGCATATACTTGAGGGTACAGAGGCATGCCAAACACAGAAACAACTGTAATACACAATCAGGGGTCTAACAAAAGTACAGCTTGTGCTTAAAGTGGCCCATATGGAGGAGCCAGGAAAATAATGCACATGGTAActtctgttgctgttcagtcatttcagtcacatctgactcttcatagccccatttgggattttcttgggaaagaaactggagtagtttgccatctccttccctagctcatttatagatgaagaaactagggcaaatagggttaagtgacttgcccagggtcacatagccattaggtgtctgaagtcagactggagttcaggtcttcctgactccaggaccagtgctctatccactgcaccacctagctgccccatacaatgactacaacaatgcaGCTGGAAAGCACAAAAAAACAACCTAACTGCTGCATGATCATAATGGACACCATATTGAGTGCTCCTAGGCCCTTTCTGCTCAATGGCTCTCAATCAGGTGGAGGATCAGCCCATGAAGGAAGATTCTGGCAAGAATCTTTCCAGCAATGACTGGGGGAAGGGgcgggggggagagagagggaccCTTGCTGTGATGGTCACAGGGCAATCTATTTCTTTTACCTggaaatggacaatggaggcatcatcttgccatataacctggaaaatttcaatcagcttttgcATGAGCAATGAACttcctgccttgtaaatctcagctggaatagacactttgccacatgaaaggagcctaatggcatccAAAACCTCATCTTCAGTTGGAAACTTGACTAGAGAAGGATTGGTTTCAAACTTAGGTATGTAGTCAATtacttcagcattgattgatgatgggcTGTTTAGAacgctatggaagtgttcagcccatccctccaggatcatatatttatcactaatcaatgtggctccatcagcagaGTAGTTGAGATGTAGCATATAtctttgacccataaatagcCTTTAGGGCATCACAAAAGCACTTTCAATTGCtactatcagtgtaaaactgaatttcatctgccttcttactgagccaagaatcctgcatctctctaagctttgcttgtactttgctctTGATAGAGTGAAATGCTGcattcttagagatggatgaactgtcctgctggtaaaccctgtggaattctcatttttcatttagcagcttctgaatttccccatcattttcctcaaaccagtcttggtatcTGTgggtgttctgacccagatgagcaaatgcagtgctgtacaccaaatctctgaaacctgcccactccttttctgctccactgttgccaactgtgtgttggctcaactttccctccaagttggCAACAACCTGTTCATGCTTAGAGAagcactctaatctgttgacattgtCTTCTGGTAGTCACCTTGCCTTTGGGctgccacttttgttgaatgtgaatatttaggttTGAGAGGCTGcttatgatcagtccagcactctatgccaCACATCACCTTTGTCACTTTCacattctgtctcttctccttaaaatgagacagtctattaaatgccaatgtttgccctgagggtgcatccatgaagttgtATTGTATTTAGGTACCCTGTGAAAAATGTGGGACTTTGCTACATAATTGGCTCTTCCAAAATAAAGGTTAACTATGACTTCTACCTGGATTCAAAGTTAAAGAAGCTCTACCCTTTAAGGGAGAATCTTAATATCATCATAACCATTTCTCTTCCTAGCAAATGTATTTAACAAGGGCAGGTGAATTGTAGaagtgtgtctctctgtgtgtgtgtgtatacccccacacatacatacatatataataaatcctGTTTTTGCAATAC
Proteins encoded:
- the LOC140508223 gene encoding uncharacterized protein isoform X2, producing the protein MELVTFQDVAVDFTHGEWRRLAPAQKVLYREVMLENFENLVSLGLPVLKPDVISRLERGEAPWMPRGEIPREPDPGSLCQKRQCIPEDQSVNQGICVKASAKGRLQKLTIHTGKKCYKFNKGGEAFSHNAPLMQRINIGDNSKECGKAVQQLGSPDDQKIQAKNKLHLSDEFRKTFTIHQRVQVDEKTFDCNECGKDFEGSYKLNDHQRIHTGEKPFECNECGKNFSLRSSLILHWRIHTGKKPFECNVCRKGFHYKSHLILHQRIHTQEKPFECNECGKTFRWKNQLDKHKRIHVGENHLESDNCGEEFSQRRNVGENRIIHTREKPFKCSECGKAFPWKCKLNEHQRIHSGEKPFGCNECGKNFRLRSSLILHQSIHTGEKPFGCSECGKAFHNKSQLTVHQRLHTGEKTFECNECGKIFYNKYHYTQHQRIHTGEKPFECIDCRKKFSLRSSLIKHQRIHTGEKPFECTECRKNFSEKSSLIKHQRIHTGEKPFECLECGKKFSWRPSLISHQRIHTGEKPFECVECGKNFSQRTSLTLHQRTHSREKHVKYNNSGKDLTQKDQLTEHQKTHIGEKPFKCNECGKSFSLRLSLVAHQGIHAGKKPFECNECKKVFMWKSQLNKHKRIHTGKKPFKCNECQKSFHDKYHLTVHQRIHTGEKPFNCNECGRNFSERSSLIKHQRIHTGEKPFECHECGKNFTQRSSLTSHQGIHTGEKPFECTECGKAFHFKSHFLVHQRIHTGEKPFVCNECGKNFSQKSTLISHQGIHNGDKPFECTECRKTFCFKSHFTIHQRIHTGKKTFECNECGKAFYSKSHLTVHQRIHTGEKTFECNECGKSFYSKSHLTEHQRIHTGVKPFECKECGKSFRQRSSFISHKRIHTGEKPFECNECGKNFSRRSSLISHQRIHTGEKPFECHECGKNFSRKATLISHQRIHTGEKPFECHECGKNFSQRSSFISHQRIHTS
- the LOC140508223 gene encoding uncharacterized protein isoform X1 encodes the protein MEEEEDEEITSELLTVRPKELVTFQDVAVDFTHGEWRRLAPAQKVLYREVMLENFENLVSLGLPVLKPDVISRLERGEAPWMPRGEIPREPDPGSLCQKRQCIPEDQSVNQGICVKASAKGRLQKLTIHTGKKCYKFNKGGEAFSHNAPLMQRINIGDNSKECGKAVQQLGSPDDQKIQAKNKLHLSDEFRKTFTIHQRVQVDEKTFDCNECGKDFEGSYKLNDHQRIHTGEKPFECNECGKNFSLRSSLILHWRIHTGKKPFECNVCRKGFHYKSHLILHQRIHTQEKPFECNECGKTFRWKNQLDKHKRIHVGENHLESDNCGEEFSQRRNVGENRIIHTREKPFKCSECGKAFPWKCKLNEHQRIHSGEKPFGCNECGKNFRLRSSLILHQSIHTGEKPFGCSECGKAFHNKSQLTVHQRLHTGEKTFECNECGKIFYNKYHYTQHQRIHTGEKPFECIDCRKKFSLRSSLIKHQRIHTGEKPFECTECRKNFSEKSSLIKHQRIHTGEKPFECLECGKKFSWRPSLISHQRIHTGEKPFECVECGKNFSQRTSLTLHQRTHSREKHVKYNNSGKDLTQKDQLTEHQKTHIGEKPFKCNECGKSFSLRLSLVAHQGIHAGKKPFECNECKKVFMWKSQLNKHKRIHTGKKPFKCNECQKSFHDKYHLTVHQRIHTGEKPFNCNECGRNFSERSSLIKHQRIHTGEKPFECHECGKNFTQRSSLTSHQGIHTGEKPFECTECGKAFHFKSHFLVHQRIHTGEKPFVCNECGKNFSQKSTLISHQGIHNGDKPFECTECRKTFCFKSHFTIHQRIHTGKKTFECNECGKAFYSKSHLTVHQRIHTGEKTFECNECGKSFYSKSHLTEHQRIHTGVKPFECKECGKSFRQRSSFISHKRIHTGEKPFECNECGKNFSRRSSLISHQRIHTGEKPFECHECGKNFSRKATLISHQRIHTGEKPFECHECGKNFSQRSSFISHQRIHTS